GCCATCGGCGTTTGCTACTGGTTCTTCGGTTAACCAACGATCCCCTGTGGGAGCGAGCCTGCTCGCGATAGCGGTGTGACAGTCAACATTAGTGGTGACTGATTTACCGCTATCGCGAGCAGGCTCACGCCTACAGGGGTCCCGTGTTGGCTTTAAGGGCGACTTTCTGGCCTTGCTCTACCGTCCAAGCCACCACCTGCGCCGTCAACTGATCACTCGCCTGGCCAAATCCGGCCACCACCGCCGGCACTTTCACATCGCCCAATGGCTGACGCACTTCAAAGCGGCGGCTGGCGAGGATGCGCTGGTCATACCCGCGCACCAGCAAGGCATCCAGCCGCACGACCACGCTCGCAGCGGTGCCTTGGTACTCAGTCTGAAATGCTTGCAGGCTCCCGCCCAACTCCAGATCTGCCTGGAAGTTGCTGTCATCCGTGCTCAGCAGCGGCACCCGGCCGTCCCGCTGGAAACCATCCAGCAACCGATTACGCAGCAACACCGGCGCCGGATCACTCCAGCGCGAGGCGGTGTAGCTGCTGATCAGATCACCTTGCGGGATCACGGCGATTTTCGGGCTGTTCAACGCTTCGCTGGCCTGCGGCTTGGTCAGGCGCAGCGACCAGCGTTGCGGCGTGCCGTGGCTGGCCGAAACGCTGCTCTGGGCCGACGGCAAGCGATAGACATCGGAGGGCTCGGACTTGGGCAGGATCGAGCAGGCGCTGACCAACGTGAAGCTGGCGAGGAGGGCGAAGGTCGCAAGCTTCATGGCGTGAACTCCTTGTTCTTGTCATTACCCAGCAAATAACCGCTGGGGTTGGCTTCCAGGCGCTGGGAGATGGCTCGCAACGACGTCAGGGTGTCGCGCAGCTCGCGCACCGCTGGCGCCAGGCCATTGAGGCCCTGCAAGCCGCTGTTCAGGGAATCCTGGTTGGTCGTGAGCAACTTGTTGATGGTCGCGCTGCTTTGTTCCAGTGATTTCATCGCCTGCTCGGCGCTGCCGAACATCTGCTTGCCCTGATCGTTGAGCAAGCCGTTGGCGTTGCGCATCAGCGTCGACGTCTGTTCCAGCATGGCGCCAGCCTGCTTGCCGACGGAAGCCAGTTGCTGCATCGCCTGACGAATATCACCGCGCTGGTCGGCGATGGTCCCGGTGGTTTGTTCCAGGTGCTCCAGCGTCTTGCTGATGCGCTCGACGTTCTCCGTGGAAAACATCAGGTTGGCGTTATGCATCAGTGTGTTCACACCGGCCATCAGGTCGCCGCTGTCATTGAGCAAGCGAGCGATAGGCGAGGGTGAAGCGACAATCACCGGCAGATGGCCGTCCTTGCCTTTGAGGGTCGGGCTTTGCGGCGTACCGCCACTGAGTTGAATGATCGATGTGCCGGTGATCCCGGTCAGCGCCAGGATGGCCCGGGTGTCTTCTTTGATCGGCGTATCGCCGCCCAGGCGAATCCGCGCCAGCACCCGACGCGGGTCTTTCGGGTCCAGGCGCAACGTCACCACATCACCGACCTTGATCCCGCTGTACTGCACGGCGCTGCCCTTGGACAGGCCGCTGACCGCCTCGTTGAAGACGACTTCGTAATCCTTGAACTCGGTGTCGACACTGGACTTGGCCAGCCACAGGCCGAAGAGCAGGGCGCCTGCCACCACAATCACGGTGAACAGGCCGATCAATACATGATGGGCTCGGGTTTCCATGTCAGACCTCTTTCAACTGTTGAGCGGCGGTCAGCGCCGCGCGGCCGCGAGGGCCATGGAAGTATTCGTGAATCCACGGGTCGTCGGTTTCCGAGACCTTGTCGATGGCGTCCGCCACCAGCACCTTTTTCTGCGCCAGCACCGCCACCCGGTCGGTGATGGTGTAGAGCGTGTCGAGGTCATGGGTCACCAGAAACACACTCAGGCCCAACGCATCGCGCAACGTCAGGATCAATTGATCAAAGGCTGCGGCGCCAATCGGGTCGAGGCCGGCGGTGGGTTCGTCGAGAAACAGAATGTCCGGGTCCAGCGCCAACGCCCGGGCCAGCGCCGCGCGCTTGATCATGCCGCCAGACAGCGAGGCAGGGTATTTGTCCGCCGCGGACAGCGGCAAACCGGCCAACGCCAGTTTCACCGCCGCCAGATGCTCGGCGTCTTCACGGCTCAGGCCGGCGTGTTCGATCAGGGGCAGGGCGACGTTCTCGGTCACGGTCAGCGAAGAAAACAGGGCGCCTTTCTGGAACAGCACGCCGAAACGCCGTTCGACCATCGAGCGTTCATGTTCGGGCAGCGTCGGCAGGTTCTTGCCAAAGACCTTCACCACACCCTCGCTGGGCTGGCGTAAGCCGACGATGCTGCGCAGCAGCACCGATTTTCCGCTGCCGGAACCGCCGACCACGGCAAGGATTTCACCTTTGTACAAATCGAGGTCGAGGTTTTCGTGCACGCTCTGGCTGCCGAAGCGATTGCACAGCCCACGGACTTCGATCACCGCCTCGGAGGGCGCTCGGGGTAAACGACTCACCAGCCCATCTCCATGAAAAACAGCGCGGCCACGGCATCGAGCACGATCACCACGAAAATCGACTGCACCACACTCGACGTGGTGTGCGCGCCCACGGACTCAGCGCTGCCACTGACCTTGAAGCCTTCGAGGCAACCGATTGCAGCGATCAGGAACGCGAAGATCGGCGCTTTGACGATCCCCACCAGAAAGTGCTGAACGCCGATATCGGTTTGCAGCAGCGACAGGAACATCGCCGGCGAGATACCCAGCGACACGGCACAGACCACGCCACCGCCGATAATCCCCGAGAGCATGGCCAGGAAGGTCAGCATCGGCAACGCCACCAGCAGCGCCAGCACCCGTGGCACCACGAGCAATTCCATCGGGTCGAGGCCCAGTGTGCGGATCGCGTCGATTTCTTCGTTAGCCTTCATCGAACCGATTTGCGCGGTGAACGCACTGGCCGTGCGGCCGGCCATCAGAATCGCGGTCAGCAACACACCGAACTCTCGCAGGAAGGAGAACGCCACCAGGTCCACGGTGAAAATACTCGCACCGAAGCTGGCCAGCACCGTCGCCCCGAGAAACGCCACCACCGCACCGACCAGAAAGGTCAGCAGGGCGACGATGGGCGCGGCGTCGAGGCCAGTCTGTTCGATGTGCGCGACCATGGGCGTGATGCGCCAGCGCTTGGGACGAAACAGATTGCGGGCGATGGTTTCGAGGATCAGGCCGACGAAGCCCAGCAGTTGCAGGGTGTCCTGCCAGACGGTGTCGACTGCGCGGCCAATGCGGGTCAGCAATTGAATGCCGACACTGATCTCCGGTTCCTTGACCGGCACGCAGAAGTCGCTGAGCGAGCAATAAACCGTCTGCAACAAGGCACGGTCTGCAGAAGAGAGGGTGCAATCAGGGTGTTCGGCGGATCGGCCCAAGCGCTCGGACCCGAGCAATTCCACCAACAACGACGCCCCGGCGGTATCGAGCGCACCGAGGCCATTGAGGTCGATGTGCGTGCTGTCGTCGTATTGGCCGCGGAGCTTTTCGCTCAGGTGTTTGAGATCGGCGTAGTGGGCGAGCGTCCAGTCACCCGTGACCCGCAGTTGAGCAGGGGAGTGAGAGACATCTAGCTGGGCATTGCCGGCCATTGTGCTGCTGGTCATAAGCTCCGTGCTTGTTCGGCTATTAGCGCAGCGCTACGTAATAGCACGAACCGGATTACTTTTCTTTGATCGGTGTGCTGTCCGTGATCTTGAAGCGCAGCACGCCGATGACCTGGCCATCCTCGGTCAGCACCCGCACTTGCCATTTACCGGCAGGATTGCCTGGGAAATTCTGCTTGTGGGTCCAGGCACGGTAGCCTTCCTTGCGTCCGCCGTGGATGTCCAGCGGGATACGGTCGACCTCTTTACCGTTGAACTGCCACACGTGATAAATCCGCTCATCGAGGCCGCGCGGGGCGTTGATGGCGGTGTAGGCGTACAACCCGTCCCCACGGATCTGCTCGGCGCTGACTTCGTCCAGACTCTTGCCGGGTGTGCGGTCCTGCATTTGCGTGCTGATCGCCACGTCGGTCATCCATAAAGTGGCCGGCGGCACCCAGGAACGCAGCACCCAGCCGAGGGCACCGATGCCCAGCGTGATACTCAGGATCGCCAACGCGTTGCGCACCGTGCGGATCGGGAAGATCGAGGCCAGGCTCGGGAACGACAGTAAAACAGCGGTGCCCAGCGCCAGTTTGAAGCTTTGCGAAGTGGTCAGGTGCAAGATGACGGGCAGCGCGGTGAGCAGCGCGGCAAACAGCGTCAGCGTGTGCAACGCCAGGAACGCCCAGCGCCGGGGTGCCAGCCATTTGTAGTAGAGCGGGTCGATGATGGAAATCAGCGCCGCCATGCTCAGCAAACCGGTGAAGAAAAACTGGCCACTGTTCCAGGTCGTGGTGATGAAAAAGAACGGCAGGACGAAGAACAGGCTTTCCTGGTGGATCATCTGCGTGGCGTAACGCAGCAAAGGCTGGGGGATTTCGCGCTTGAAGAGTTTGGTGAACAACTTGGTCAGGCTGTTTTCCAGCATCAGCCAGATCCAGCTGAGCACCATGATGATGGTGATCCAGGTCGCCAGGCCCTGTTGCCGATCCACCAGGATGAAGCTGCCGACTCCCGAGATAAAACCACCGAGCGCAATGACCCCTGGATAGCGCTTCATCAATTCCAGGATGCGCTGGACGTACAGGGTCAGAGTAGGCATTCGGCGGTTCGCAATAGTCGTGGGAAAAATCCTCGACAGAGTACCGCCCGGGCGGGGGCGTGGCGAGGGGATACGTCCGTTTTCCCTATACAACATTGTGGCGAGGGAGCTTGCTCCCGCTGGGGTGCGAAGCGCCCCCAAACCCGCACACTGCGTGTCATCAGGTAGAGCGCAAGCACCGGTTTTACGACTGCTGCGCAGCCGAGCGGGAGCAAGCTCCCTCGCCACAAAAGCCCTGCTGCCAGGGCGGCCAGTTACCGGCGGCGATGGACTCGCCAAGCCAATACCCCGAGGACAAGCAATCCAAACACCCCGGCCATCGCCCACATCAACTGGTCATAACTCATCAGCGGCTTCTCGATCCGCACATACCCCGGTTGCATGAGCAACTCGCGCATGGCCTTGTTCGCTTCTTCCAGCGTCACGCCTTGCAGTTCCCTGGCCGGGGCGGCGAAACGCCCGTCCTGGTAGTCGCCCAGCGCGCTCCAGTAGTAATCGGCCAGCGCGCTGGTGCCTTGCACGGCCCAAGCCTGGCGGGCGATGGCGGCCTGTTTGAGGCGGTTGAAGGTGTTTGCGTCGAGACCGTCCTTGAGCAAATCGGCCTTCAAATCCTCCAGCACCTGCCGGGCCTTAGGCACGTCATCGCGCTCAAGGTCGGCGTTCAGGCTCATGAAGCCCACCCCGCCAAACACCTCGCGCTCGGCCGAGGGGCCGTAGGACAAACCGTGGGACAGGCGCAATTGGCGGTAGAGCGCCCAGTCCAGATAGTCCTTGAGCAGGTCGAAGGTTTCGTCGTGCTGATCCTGCAGCACCGGTTCCGGCACCAGCCAATGCAACTTGGCGCCGCCGCCGACGAAACCATCGCTCAGCGTTCGTTCATGGGCGGCACTGGCCTGGATTTCCGGCAAGGGCAGGTGATCGGTAGGCTCGACCGCTTCAAGTTCACCATAGGAGCGTTCCAGATACGCCGGCAACAACTTGTCGAGCTCGCCGACCACGATCAGCGTCATGTTATTGGGCGCGTACCAGGCCTTGCGTACCGTCTCGAGTTGCTCGCGAGTCAGGTTATCGACTTCCGGGCGCTCGGGGCATTTAAGGCCCAGCTCCACTGCCAGCTGATTGCTCGCGGTGTGGCCCAGGTCCTGACGATCCAGCCAGCGCTGCAAGTGCGAGTAATGGCCGCCGTCCTCACGCTCGACCACTTGTTTGGCGGCGTTGATGGCGTTGTCGTCGATTCGGGTCTGCGTCAGCAGCGCCAGCAGCAGGTCGAGCACCTTGCGCTGGTTTTTCGCCGGGGCTTCAATGACGAACGTCGTGTCAGCGTTGCTGGTGAACGCGTTCCACTCACCGCCCAACGCCTGCATGCGCTCTTCCAGGCCGCCTTCGCCGGTTGCATCGATGCCGCTGAACAACAAGTGTTCGAGCAGATGCGGCAGCTCCTTGTCGGCGCAGCTGAAATCATCCAGACCTACGCCGACCACCAGGCGAATCGCCACGTGCCCGCGCTCGGTGCCGGGTTTGAGCAGTAATTGCAAACCGTTGGGCAGCGTATAGCCCTCGACCTGGAAACGATCCAGGGCAAACGAAGGAAATGAGCCAAGCAACAGACAGGCGAACAGCAGACAACGCATAGCAAGCTTCCATACGGCTGATTGGAGATCCGTGTCGCTTTCCAGGCAGCCATCGCGAGCAGGCTCGCTCCCACATTGGTTTTGTGAACACCACAATTCAAATGTGGGAGCGAGCCTGCTCGCGATGATCTTGAACCGGAACCACTGTTACTGACTGACCACACCGCCAGACGTTCAAGGCGAATGCGTGATGTCAGCCATATCGTCGACCGCCAGTGCACCGGTGTCCGATGTTTCCAGCACCACATAAGCGCTGCTACAGAACAGCGAGTTCAAGCGCTTCATGTCGGCGATCAGCTCCAGGTGCAGTGAACTGGTCTCGATACTTTGCACGATCTTACGTTGCAGACGGCTGACGTGAGCATGGGCCAGGCGGCGTTCCTGTGCGCGAAAGCGACGTTTCTCACGCAGAAGCTGGCGGGCACTTTCCTTGTCGGCACTGAGAAATACCGACAAGCCCAAACGCAGGTTGGAGATCAACTGGCTGTGCAACCCGGCCAGTTCTTCCAGACCAACCTCGGAAAAAGACCGGCGCTGCGAGGTTTTCTGCTGCTGCACCTTGCGCAGCATGCGTTCGATCAAATCGCTGGCCAGCTTGAGGTTGATCGCCAGTTCGATGATTTCCGCCCAACGCCGGCTGTCTTGGTCGCTCAAATCTTCTCGGGGCATTTGCGCCAGGTAAAGCTTGATGGCGCTGTAGAGCGCTTCGACATCATCCGTCAGTTTGCGCATTTCCTGGGTGATGGCGGATTGTTTACCACGCAGCACGTCGAGCATTGCTTCGAGCATGTTGTCGATCAGATCGCCCATGCGCAGGGTTTCTCGCGCGGCGTTGGCCAATGCCAGGCTGGGGGTAACCAGCGCGGTCGGATCAAGGTGGCGGGGTTTCGCCGTGCCGTTGAGCTCCGGCCGCTCCGGCAGCAGCCACGCGCAAAGCCTGGCCATCGGGCCGACGCTGGGCAACAGGATCAGGCAGCGCACGGTGTTGTAGAGCAGATGGAAGCCAATGACCATTTCCTGAGGGCTGAAGTCGAGGCTGTCGATCCAGTGCACCAGCGGGTCCAGCACCGGAATGATCAGCAGCAGCCCGATCAGTTTGTACAGCAGGCTGCCGAGCGCCACCTGACGGCCAGCGGCGTTTTGCATGCTGGTGCTGAGAAACGCGAGGATACCGCTGCCGATGTTGGCACCGATCACCAGGCCGATCGCCACCGGCAGGCTGATGACGCCGGCGCCAGCCAGGGTTGCGGTCAGCAGCACGGCGGCCAGGCTGGAATAGGAAACCATCGCGAACAACGCGCCGACCAGGGCGTCCAGCAGGATATCGCCGGTCAATGAGGCGAAAATCACTTTCACGCCCTGCGCCTGGGTAATCGGCGCGGCGGATTCGACGATCAGTTGCAGCGCCAGGATGATCAGCCCAAGACCGATGCTGACGCGACCCATCTGGCCCTGGCGAGTCTGCTTGCGGGACAGGAAGAAAATCACCCCGAGAAAAATCAGCAGCGGCGACAGCCACGACAAATCAAACGTCAGCACCCGCGCCATCAGCGCCGTACCGACATCCGCGCCGAGCATCGTTGCCAGGGCGGGCGTCAGCGCCATCAGGCCCTGACCGACGAAGGATGTGACGAGCATGGCCGTGGCGTTGCTGCTCTGGACCATCGCGGTAACGACGATCCCCGAGATGAACGCGAGCCAGCGTTTGGACATGTTCTGGCCGATCACATGGCGCAGATTGGAACCGTAGACCCGCAAGATGCCGGTTCGGACGATGTGCGTGCCCCAGATCAACAAGGCCACGGCCGATAACAAATTGAGCAGGGTGAGCATGCAGGCCCCCTGTGGTGGTAGCGCCCCAGAGGGGCAAATTGACGGTGCCGCGCGACGTTCTACGTTCTGTACTTAAGCTGTAGTTGGCTAACGGTCTGGGCGCCAGCATCGCATAGCTAAAGAAGTGATTGAAACAAAACTGTCATGAAAACAGGTTGATGCAGAGAGTAAAAAAGGGACCCGAAGGTCTCAGCCGGACAGTTGA
This region of Pseudomonas mandelii genomic DNA includes:
- a CDS encoding MlaD family protein produces the protein METRAHHVLIGLFTVIVVAGALLFGLWLAKSSVDTEFKDYEVVFNEAVSGLSKGSAVQYSGIKVGDVVTLRLDPKDPRRVLARIRLGGDTPIKEDTRAILALTGITGTSIIQLSGGTPQSPTLKGKDGHLPVIVASPSPIARLLNDSGDLMAGVNTLMHNANLMFSTENVERISKTLEHLEQTTGTIADQRGDIRQAMQQLASVGKQAGAMLEQTSTLMRNANGLLNDQGKQMFGSAEQAMKSLEQSSATINKLLTTNQDSLNSGLQGLNGLAPAVRELRDTLTSLRAISQRLEANPSGYLLGNDKNKEFTP
- a CDS encoding Na/Pi cotransporter family protein, with protein sequence MLTLLNLLSAVALLIWGTHIVRTGILRVYGSNLRHVIGQNMSKRWLAFISGIVVTAMVQSSNATAMLVTSFVGQGLMALTPALATMLGADVGTALMARVLTFDLSWLSPLLIFLGVIFFLSRKQTRQGQMGRVSIGLGLIILALQLIVESAAPITQAQGVKVIFASLTGDILLDALVGALFAMVSYSSLAAVLLTATLAGAGVISLPVAIGLVIGANIGSGILAFLSTSMQNAAGRQVALGSLLYKLIGLLLIIPVLDPLVHWIDSLDFSPQEMVIGFHLLYNTVRCLILLPSVGPMARLCAWLLPERPELNGTAKPRHLDPTALVTPSLALANAARETLRMGDLIDNMLEAMLDVLRGKQSAITQEMRKLTDDVEALYSAIKLYLAQMPREDLSDQDSRRWAEIIELAINLKLASDLIERMLRKVQQQKTSQRRSFSEVGLEELAGLHSQLISNLRLGLSVFLSADKESARQLLREKRRFRAQERRLAHAHVSRLQRKIVQSIETSSLHLELIADMKRLNSLFCSSAYVVLETSDTGALAVDDMADITHSP
- a CDS encoding ABC transporter ATP-binding protein gives rise to the protein MSRLPRAPSEAVIEVRGLCNRFGSQSVHENLDLDLYKGEILAVVGGSGSGKSVLLRSIVGLRQPSEGVVKVFGKNLPTLPEHERSMVERRFGVLFQKGALFSSLTVTENVALPLIEHAGLSREDAEHLAAVKLALAGLPLSAADKYPASLSGGMIKRAALARALALDPDILFLDEPTAGLDPIGAAAFDQLILTLRDALGLSVFLVTHDLDTLYTITDRVAVLAQKKVLVADAIDKVSETDDPWIHEYFHGPRGRAALTAAQQLKEV
- a CDS encoding M16 family metallopeptidase → MRCLLFACLLLGSFPSFALDRFQVEGYTLPNGLQLLLKPGTERGHVAIRLVVGVGLDDFSCADKELPHLLEHLLFSGIDATGEGGLEERMQALGGEWNAFTSNADTTFVIEAPAKNQRKVLDLLLALLTQTRIDDNAINAAKQVVEREDGGHYSHLQRWLDRQDLGHTASNQLAVELGLKCPERPEVDNLTREQLETVRKAWYAPNNMTLIVVGELDKLLPAYLERSYGELEAVEPTDHLPLPEIQASAAHERTLSDGFVGGGAKLHWLVPEPVLQDQHDETFDLLKDYLDWALYRQLRLSHGLSYGPSAEREVFGGVGFMSLNADLERDDVPKARQVLEDLKADLLKDGLDANTFNRLKQAAIARQAWAVQGTSALADYYWSALGDYQDGRFAAPARELQGVTLEEANKAMRELLMQPGYVRIEKPLMSYDQLMWAMAGVFGLLVLGVLAWRVHRRR
- a CDS encoding DUF5924 family protein: MPTLTLYVQRILELMKRYPGVIALGGFISGVGSFILVDRQQGLATWITIIMVLSWIWLMLENSLTKLFTKLFKREIPQPLLRYATQMIHQESLFFVLPFFFITTTWNSGQFFFTGLLSMAALISIIDPLYYKWLAPRRWAFLALHTLTLFAALLTALPVILHLTTSQSFKLALGTAVLLSFPSLASIFPIRTVRNALAILSITLGIGALGWVLRSWVPPATLWMTDVAISTQMQDRTPGKSLDEVSAEQIRGDGLYAYTAINAPRGLDERIYHVWQFNGKEVDRIPLDIHGGRKEGYRAWTHKQNFPGNPAGKWQVRVLTEDGQVIGVLRFKITDSTPIKEK
- a CDS encoding ABC-type transport auxiliary lipoprotein family protein; this translates as MKLATFALLASFTLVSACSILPKSEPSDVYRLPSAQSSVSASHGTPQRWSLRLTKPQASEALNSPKIAVIPQGDLISSYTASRWSDPAPVLLRNRLLDGFQRDGRVPLLSTDDSNFQADLELGGSLQAFQTEYQGTAASVVVRLDALLVRGYDQRILASRRFEVRQPLGDVKVPAVVAGFGQASDQLTAQVVAWTVEQGQKVALKANTGPL
- a CDS encoding ABC transporter permease, whose translation is MTSSTMAGNAQLDVSHSPAQLRVTGDWTLAHYADLKHLSEKLRGQYDDSTHIDLNGLGALDTAGASLLVELLGSERLGRSAEHPDCTLSSADRALLQTVYCSLSDFCVPVKEPEISVGIQLLTRIGRAVDTVWQDTLQLLGFVGLILETIARNLFRPKRWRITPMVAHIEQTGLDAAPIVALLTFLVGAVVAFLGATVLASFGASIFTVDLVAFSFLREFGVLLTAILMAGRTASAFTAQIGSMKANEEIDAIRTLGLDPMELLVVPRVLALLVALPMLTFLAMLSGIIGGGVVCAVSLGISPAMFLSLLQTDIGVQHFLVGIVKAPIFAFLIAAIGCLEGFKVSGSAESVGAHTTSSVVQSIFVVIVLDAVAALFFMEMGW